GATTTTTCACAGATTCTAAACCTTCGTCCAGCTCCAACTTGCAGACTTCACTCGGCTGAATGTACTATCTTTCTGCTTAGTTAAACCATAAAGCTGAAGATAAATGGAAAAAGGCGAACAACAATTGAGCTAGTTATCATGCTAAAATGATATCAAAACTCCATTATTAACCAAAAAAGTAACATGGCTAATGAAAGCGTTTCAAGAAGTTTGATCAAGAAAGCATGAACTCCTAAGACCTTTCCATATATGACGGCATTTTGGAAATTGTTCCATCTCCCAATGTTTGAAGAAGAATATACAACTTTCTCCAATAAAGAACAATGATCCACCTAAATTTTCCATATCCATTTATAAAGCAAACAAAGATTTCTATCCTTAAGAAAAACTAAGCTCAAACCTCCATCAATAAAATCGCGGCAAATTGAATTCCATGAGATTTTGCACAAGGTTATGCTAGAGATATCTCCTTTCTATAAGAAATGCCTCAATATTGGACTACAAGGAATTTTGAACACTGATAGGCATTTTAAAAATCGACATAAAATAAGTCAGAACACATTGAAGAAACAATTTGACGAGAGTTAAACGACTAGCCGGAGACAATAAAGAACCTTTTCATAAGAATAACTTCGACTAGAACCTCATAACCACATGATCAATTGCCTGAAGAAATTTTCCTATATGACAGAGGCAGTTCAAGGTACGTAGCGAATTGGTACGCTATCCATCCTATAGCCTATAATATTTGAAGCATTGTGAAGGTCAATGTCTTCAATATTTATGCCCATTAAAGAACTCTTGTGATTGTTGATCTTTAAATCCGTAATAAGCTCAAAACCTCTGAGAATAATAGTCAAATTTTGCAGTTTACAAATATCATAAGACAATAGAAGCAAAGTATTGTTAGCAAATTGCAACTGAGAAACAGAATCAAGGCTGTCATTATCCGCATATCCCGTAATAAGGTCCATAGATTTAGCTCTCTGTAAAATAGCGTTCAAACCTTTTAAAGCAATAGCAAAAAGATAAGAGGACAAATGGCCACCTTGCCTAAGTCCTCTTTCCAAATGAAAAGGTTTCGTTTCGTATAGCTGCCATTAAGTAATATAGAAGTCGATGCAGTCGTGTCATCCAGTTGATCCAACTTCTAGGAAAACTCAGCAATCTCATGGCAGAAAGAAGGTAATTCATGTTGATGCTATCAAAAGTTTTATGGAAATCAAGCTTTAAGATCAATAAACTATCTTTCCGTCCATTTTGCAAGTGTAAAAGCTCGTTGGCGATCACACCAATAATTGTTTTCTAttatttggctaaattataatttaatattaatggtttattatatattatttatttaattaaaatttaattatcaattgaTTATAGACTAATTTCACGCACAATCACATTAAAATATATcgttcatttattttttataataaaattttataattaatttcaatatattatataaataatttacgagacgataatataaaaatattacataaataattttatgagacgataacataaaattatataaatataattgtatgagataataacataaaaacataacatagaTAATTTTAAGAGATAATAACCCAAAAATAAAACATACTATGATACTACATAATCAAAAGCATTTGTGGAGGCAACATATATagaaaattttaccttttttattgttttaattggaataaattatgtaatgataatttttactaattttaatataaattaatttttaaataatacaattttttttaaaaaaacattactaacatcttcttttttaaaatataaatacaaataaatttgtgagtgtaattggtaaaaaaatataaaaattgttaagaattaaaaagaaataaaatattaaaaaaaatatgtttttttgggGAAGGAATTGGTGACTTCTAGTggactaaatttaataaaaattcacctaattaaaaaataatgagtAAATTTTTATGACTCCCATTGAAATGCCCTATGGTCTAATGAATTGGAAATGCCCTCAAAGATTTGATTCTAAGACGACATGAGCATATACTCGATATCATAGTTATAAGTTATAGCTAAATAGTTACCTCAAACATGTCTCCGATGTTGATGATAAAAGCATTAGCGACGGGTTGAATCGAAACCCAATTTTTGTCCTTCTTAATTTGGAGTCCATCGGTTTCATTGACTTGCAGAAGAATGGTGAATCCACTGGCATCTGAATGAGGAGAAATGCCCATTACAAGTTCAGGCTGTGGACATGGAGGATAATAATTCAATCTCATTGCCTGCCACCCTTCTGGTTCAAATAGTCCCACCAAATCATCATTGGgttttatttttagagattttgccactaaatttattattttcatagaaagatttttcatttctttcgaGTAAGCTTCAAGCGCATTTCTGTCATAAACATGAAAAATATCGTAAAATTATAGGGAGAGAAATTTGTAAAGGCTGTATAAAAAAGTATTCCCTCCGTCCTATTATAATtgaacatattttttattttgggtgtcccattctaattgactaTTACTATTTATAGAGTACTTTTCAcatgacttttctctttttaccctcttcaattaatgcaattagaaagcatatttttaaaaagtcgtgatgcatttaatgtaatgtgaggatataaaagtaatattaccaaatttttttaaataatgtgcaattgaaattttttcaattagaatgggacggagggagtaatttgtattatatttataaGTCTTTCATCAAGTTATCCACGGGCATGATCAATAAAAGTTGATATGAGAAGACTTTAGAAAtactttaataaatttttgttcaattagtattattttttatttttaaaggaaaaaaaatataacaaaattaaactttatGATACCGGCAAAGATTGGATGTGTATACATCATTTGTTaattggagaaattcttaggtagactcggtctaccacgtcatccgtggactaatccaatcatatcataacacctcattaaaatgagggtattcttataatttcgtttgttatttgcatacacttttcaataatgatattacaagaataccctcttttaatgaggtgttatgatatgattggtttagtccacagatgacgtggtggactgagtctacctaaaaatatCTCTGTTAATTGACCATAACCACTAACTTCAATCGGGCACAAATTGATAATTTGTCTGAATTCACCGAATAACCTCTCATTGAGAAAacataatttagtaaattgtaAAACGTAAATtgatgataataaaaaaataaaaacttatataataatttacctGTCAATTTGTAAACAATAGATAATTAgcagataaattaattttatgggcaAATCAGTTTTAAAGTTGGtggacatatatatatatatatatatatatatatatatatatatatatatatatatatatatatatatatatatatatatatccgtTTTTATAAATTACCTTATAAGTTAAAAGGAAAACTTGCTAATTGAAGGACCAATTAGTTTATAAGTTAAGgaagtaaattataaaaataaaattaattatgcaTAACCACtaatgttaaaattaatttatgtgctaattattcattatttataaattgatggAGCAACTTTCtacttaaatcaaaaaataaataatgtatAGTTCAATAAACGTAAATTATTTTAAGCCGAGATGAGAGCTATAGGAAATTAATTATACCTTAATGGAATAGGCAAGTTTGGAAACAAATTGTCCTTCCGCAAATGGATAGGGATAGTGGTAAGGCTTAAGACATCACACCAATCAAGCTTCTGTTCTTCGGAGACAACAAATAATTGACCATACCCTTCAACTTCTCCATTCACACTAGCAAATTTCTTTTTCTCATCACTCGGaagattaaataaatttttagctTCTATTTT
This window of the Mercurialis annua linkage group LG5, ddMerAnnu1.2, whole genome shotgun sequence genome carries:
- the LOC126680013 gene encoding codeine O-demethylase-like, which codes for MESNLETLTQRSSLPVPYVQELAKRSLATVPSRYVRPDLDPPFLSNSSSPDQVPIIDMSKLLSEESELDKFHNACKDWGFFQLINHGVSESLVETMKIEAKNLFNLPSDEKKKFASVNGEVEGYGQLFVVSEEQKLDWCDVLSLTTIPIHLRKDNLFPNLPIPLRNALEAYSKEMKNLSMKIINLVAKSLKIKPNDDLVGLFEPEGWQAMRLNYYPPCPQPELVMGISPHSDASGFTILLQVNETDGLQIKKDKNWVSIQPVANAFIINIGDMFEVMSNGIYPSIEHRAVVDSVKERISIATFYSPRLDAEIGPMPSLITPQTAPLFRRFAYADYLKGLFSHELDGKSRLHMFRVSQN